The DNA segment ACCCTTTTGATGATGGCAGCCCTCGGCCGGATGTTTCAGTCGATTGGGCGTGGGATGCAGGACAGCCGCGCCAATGTCGAAATGAGTGCGAAGCTTCGCTCGGTGACGTTTCGGTTGAAGGAAGAGCTTTCGCTGGCAACCGCCAACATGCAGCCACCTTTGGCTTCGGGCGATGGCTCGGGGTACTTCGTTTACCACGATGGGCCGATGACCGATGCGACCACGATGATGTTGACTGGCGGGATCGCGTTGGTGGACGATCAGGTTATCGATTACCGAAGCACGAGCAAGTTCGGCGATTTCGATGACTATATCGCTTTCACCGCGGTCGCTCCTGGATCAGAGTATTTCACGGGAGTGGTTCCCTACGGTGTCGTTTCGGGTGCTTATCCTGGACGTTATCCCGCTGGAGCGATGGCGGCATCGGCGCTGGTTCCGATCGAATCCAAGTATGCCGAAATCATTTATTGGGTTCAGCCTGTGATGGAAGCTGGAGTGGTCGTCGATCGGAATTCCGACGGACTGCCAGACCTTATGAATCTGCACCGACGGGTGTTGTTGATTCGTCCCGACCTGAACAACGCTGCCGGTTTACTGCCGGTTGTCGGAACGGTTCCTGGCACCAGCCCGTCGCCGGTAAATACGATGATGGTGATGCGGCGTTACGACGGATCGACGATCGCTTCGACCGGGGCGCCTCAGTATTACTACGGCGAAACCTACCCAGGCAACTACGACCAGCAGCTGGAAATCTATCAGGATTGTGATCTTTCGATTCGCCGTCCTCTGCAAGCCAACGGGTTGCCAGCGGCTGGCGGACAGGTTGCAGCCAATTCGCTAAGCGATCTTGCGATGCCGCACAACCGATTTGCCCATGTGCGGATCCCTGGTGGAACCGGCGTGATGAGCAGTATCGGAACCGCGACCACGATGACATCGATGCCCATTTTGGACTTGGCAGGGCCTGCAAGTATTCCCTACCTGACCAACAATGCCGCTTTGCTGTCGGGGCGAACCACGATCGAAACCACCAGCGGTTTCCTGAGCGCCGCCTACTCGCTGCGTGGATCGCGAGCGGGTGAAGATGTCGTCTTGTCCAATCTGACCGCGTTTGATGTGAAGATCTTTGACCCCGAGGCGCCCGTGTTGATCCATTCGGGACCCGATGGGATTCCCGGGTATTCGAACACGGCAGCAAGTTACGGTGAACTGGGAAGCGATGACGTTGTTCTCACCCCTTCGGATCCAGGTTTTTTTACTGCGATTCGAGGTACTTCCCCGGCAGCCAGCGGAGCCTTTAGCGCAACGTCGCCATGGAGTTTCGTCTTGGGAAGCAATGGAGCTTTTGTTGATTTGGATTACGTCTATAAAGCGGCCGGGACCGTGCAAGCTTCTTCCGGAGCGGGTACCGCAAATCTGAATGCCTACTGTGATTCGCACTTCAGTAATTACGACACCAGTCGGCCCGGTTCGGGTTGGCGATTCCCGGATTCGCTGGGCAAATCGGGGGCTTACGTGCAGCGTTCCGGTGGTTTGACTTTCTATCAGCCTCGTTTTGATACCTGGGCTCAGAACTACGAATTCGACGGGTTTAACCAAGAGGTTAGCCCTACAGGCGAAGGAACGATCTGGTCGACCAATTCGACGATGGCAAACACCGATACGGGGAACGATGGTCTGGACGTTGGCGGTGGCATTGGAATCGATGATGAAGGGGAGCGAGAAACGAGTGCTCCGTATGTCTCGCCGATGCGAGCGATTCAGATTAAGATCCGTATCGAAGACCAGTCGACACGGTTGTTGCGTGAGCTGATGGTTACTCAAGAGTACGTAAATTAATGTCGTCGATTGAAGTCTGGGCGGACGTCGGAGGAACGTTCACGGATTGTCTTGTTCTCAATCCAGACGCTCCGGACCATTTGCACCGCCAGTCGATCAAAGTCCTCAGCAGCGGCTTGGCGTCGGCGACCGTGGTGGAACAGCTGGCCAGTGATTCCTGGCTGCTGGAAATGCCTGCTGCCTTTACCTGTGACCAATTCTGGATTGGTGCC comes from the Roseimaritima multifibrata genome and includes:
- a CDS encoding PulJ/GspJ family protein, with protein sequence MFLPSRRRHGRSAFTLIEMLIAMAVTLLMMAALGRMFQSIGRGMQDSRANVEMSAKLRSVTFRLKEELSLATANMQPPLASGDGSGYFVYHDGPMTDATTMMLTGGIALVDDQVIDYRSTSKFGDFDDYIAFTAVAPGSEYFTGVVPYGVVSGAYPGRYPAGAMAASALVPIESKYAEIIYWVQPVMEAGVVVDRNSDGLPDLMNLHRRVLLIRPDLNNAAGLLPVVGTVPGTSPSPVNTMMVMRRYDGSTIASTGAPQYYYGETYPGNYDQQLEIYQDCDLSIRRPLQANGLPAAGGQVAANSLSDLAMPHNRFAHVRIPGGTGVMSSIGTATTMTSMPILDLAGPASIPYLTNNAALLSGRTTIETTSGFLSAAYSLRGSRAGEDVVLSNLTAFDVKIFDPEAPVLIHSGPDGIPGYSNTAASYGELGSDDVVLTPSDPGFFTAIRGTSPAASGAFSATSPWSFVLGSNGAFVDLDYVYKAAGTVQASSGAGTANLNAYCDSHFSNYDTSRPGSGWRFPDSLGKSGAYVQRSGGLTFYQPRFDTWAQNYEFDGFNQEVSPTGEGTIWSTNSTMANTDTGNDGLDVGGGIGIDDEGERETSAPYVSPMRAIQIKIRIEDQSTRLLRELMVTQEYVN